In a genomic window of Zingiber officinale cultivar Zhangliang chromosome 9B, Zo_v1.1, whole genome shotgun sequence:
- the LOC122024549 gene encoding cell division control protein 2 homolog A-like, protein MDQYEKVEKIGEGTYGVVYRARDRLTNETIALKKIRLKNEEKGVSSTAIREISLLKEMQHSNVVRLQDVVHTEKRVYLVFEYLDLDLKKFMDSCPEFAKDPRLVKTYLYQILRGISYCHSHRVLHRDLKPQNLLIDRRTNVLKLADFGLARAFGIPVRTLTHEVVTLWYRAPEILLGSRHYSTPVDVWSVGCIFAEMVNQRPLFPGDSEIDELFKIFSILGTPNEGTWPGVTSLPDFKSAFPKWQPQDLATVVPNLEAPGIDLLSRMLSLDPSKRITARHALKHEYFKDLTLTT, encoded by the exons ATGGACCAG TATGAGAAGGTGGAGAAGATTGGGGAGGGGACCTATGGGGTGGTGTACAGGGCTCGGGATCGTCTCACTAACGAGACGATTGCTCTGAAGAAGATTCGGCTGAAGAATGAAGAAAAGGGGGTTTCAAGTACTGCAATCAGAGAGATCTCTCTCCTGAAGGAAATGCAGCATAGCAATGTTGTCAG GTTGCAGGATGTAGTCCACACTGAGAAAAGAGTTTATTTAGTATTTGAGTATCTTGACTTAGACTTGAAGAAATTCATGGACTCTTGCCCAGAATTTGCTAAAGATCCACGACTAGTCAAA ACTTACTTGTATCAGATACTTCGTGGCATTTCCTATTGTCATTCCCATAGGGTGCTTCATCGAGATCTAAAACCGCAAAATCTCTTGATTGATCGAAGAACAAATGTATTGAAGCTTGCAGACTTTGGGCTGGCTAGAGCTTTTGGCATTCCTGTTCGGACGCTCACACATGAG GTTGTGACGCTCTGGTATAGAGCTCCGGAAATCCTCCTTGGATCCAGACACTATTCTACGCCTGTTGATGTGTGGTCAGTGGGGTGTATTTTTGCTGAAATGGTGAATCAACGACCATTATTTCCTGGAGATTCTGAGATTGATGAATTGTTTAAGATATTCAG CATATTGGGTACCCCAAATGAAGGGACATGGCCAGGAGTTACTTCACTACCCGATTTCAAGTCTGCTTTCCCCAAGTGGCAGCCTCAG GATCTGGCAACAGTAGTTCCGAATCTTGAAGCTCCAGGGATTGATCTTCTCTCA AGAATGCTTAGCTTAGACCCAAGTAAGAGAATCACAGCTCGACACGCTCTGAAGCACGAGTACTTCAAGGATCTCACTCTCACTACATGA
- the LOC122025244 gene encoding 26S proteasome regulatory subunit RPN13-like isoform X3 — translation MSMLEFRAGKMFLDGTRVIPDTRRGLVRIGRGEEGLVHFQWLDRTQNIVEDDQIIFPDEAIFEKVSQSSDRVYILRFNSDSRKFFFWMQEPRADEDSQICTSVNFYINQPLEDETEASVPLQMSDTGEDDFSSRAGNLVDHNMASELGGEVTSSGGPVRLEDLQRILRSIQTPDAVEDPDAGFGLADILKPDLILPVVETLPVEQHFSQYLPEGSWTPADLMELLQSPQFHQQVDTFTHVIRTGQIDLSQFGINPSKYKFTVLSFLEALEDSVTKTSDTVGEETQRDGSRDAMDES, via the exons ATGTCGATGTTGGAATTTCGAGCTGGGAAAATGTTTCTTGATGGCACTCGAGTGATACCAGACACTCGGAGGGGTCTTGTACGCATAGGAAGA GGTGAGGAAGGGCTAGTTCACTTCCAGTGGCTTGATCGGACGCAAAATATTGTTGAAGAT GATCAGATTATTTTTCCAGATGAAGCAATTTTTGAGAAG GTGTCTCAATCATCAGACAGGGTGTACATTCTGAGGTTTAATTCTGATAGTAGGAAGTTTTTCTTTTGGATGCAG GAGCCAAGAGCCGACGAGGATTCGCAGATCTGCACCTCTGTTAATTTCTACATTAACCAACCTTTAG AAGATGAGACTGAAGCTTCAGTACCACTGCAAATGTCTGACACAGGGGAGGATGATTTTTCATCCAG AGCTGGAAACCTTGTTGATCATAATATGGCCAGCGAGCTAGGTGGAGAAGTTACTTCTTCTGGTGGACCGGTGCGGTTGGAGGATTTGCAGAGGATTCTAAGAAGCATCCAAACACCAG ATGCTGTTGAAGATCCCGATGCAG GATTTGGCTTAGCTGATATTTTAAAGCCTGATTTGATCTTGCCTGTTGTCGAAACCTTGCCAGTTGAGCAACACTTTTCACAATACTTGCCTGAG GGCTCATGGACTCCTGCTGATCTCATGGAGCTGTTGCAGAGTCCACAATTCCACCAGCAAGTAGACACATTCACTCAT GTGATTCGAACAGGGCAGATAGATCTTTCGCAATTCGGAATCAACCCGAGCAAAT ACAAATTTACCGTTCTCTCTTTCCTGGAGGCTCTGGAGGACTCCGTGACAAAAACATCAGACACTGTCGGAGAAGAGACACAAAGGGATGGTAGTCGTGATGCCATGGATGAGAGCTGA
- the LOC122025244 gene encoding 26S proteasome regulatory subunit RPN13-like isoform X1: MSMLEFRAGKMFLDGTRVIPDTRRGLVRIGRGEEGLVHFQWLDRTQNIVEDDQIIFPDEAIFEKVSQSSDRVYILRFNSDSRKFFFWMQEPRADEDSQICTSVNFYINQPLEFTSPDLMAEDETEASVPLQMSDTGEDDFSSRAGNLVDHNMASELGGEVTSSGGPVRLEDLQRILRSIQTPDAVEDPDAGFGLADILKPDLILPVVETLPVEQHFSQYLPEGSWTPADLMELLQSPQFHQQVDTFTHVIRTGQIDLSQFGINPSKYKFTVLSFLEALEDSVTKTSDTVGEETQRDGSRDAMDES, encoded by the exons ATGTCGATGTTGGAATTTCGAGCTGGGAAAATGTTTCTTGATGGCACTCGAGTGATACCAGACACTCGGAGGGGTCTTGTACGCATAGGAAGA GGTGAGGAAGGGCTAGTTCACTTCCAGTGGCTTGATCGGACGCAAAATATTGTTGAAGAT GATCAGATTATTTTTCCAGATGAAGCAATTTTTGAGAAG GTGTCTCAATCATCAGACAGGGTGTACATTCTGAGGTTTAATTCTGATAGTAGGAAGTTTTTCTTTTGGATGCAG GAGCCAAGAGCCGACGAGGATTCGCAGATCTGCACCTCTGTTAATTTCTACATTAACCAACCTTTAG AGTTTACTTCACCAGATCTGATGGCAGAAGATGAGACTGAAGCTTCAGTACCACTGCAAATGTCTGACACAGGGGAGGATGATTTTTCATCCAG AGCTGGAAACCTTGTTGATCATAATATGGCCAGCGAGCTAGGTGGAGAAGTTACTTCTTCTGGTGGACCGGTGCGGTTGGAGGATTTGCAGAGGATTCTAAGAAGCATCCAAACACCAG ATGCTGTTGAAGATCCCGATGCAG GATTTGGCTTAGCTGATATTTTAAAGCCTGATTTGATCTTGCCTGTTGTCGAAACCTTGCCAGTTGAGCAACACTTTTCACAATACTTGCCTGAG GGCTCATGGACTCCTGCTGATCTCATGGAGCTGTTGCAGAGTCCACAATTCCACCAGCAAGTAGACACATTCACTCAT GTGATTCGAACAGGGCAGATAGATCTTTCGCAATTCGGAATCAACCCGAGCAAAT ACAAATTTACCGTTCTCTCTTTCCTGGAGGCTCTGGAGGACTCCGTGACAAAAACATCAGACACTGTCGGAGAAGAGACACAAAGGGATGGTAGTCGTGATGCCATGGATGAGAGCTGA
- the LOC122022261 gene encoding uncharacterized membrane protein At4g09580-like isoform X1, whose translation MTYQARNADTGLILGAKLGDGRANGDYVRLGGGEPVGFVAEPPDSGPRIWNSLGRWVKVALCICLFAATVPLVVFAGPWILKKVVIPVLDWEMASFSRLTLALLLFATIALFPTLLLPSSPSMWLAGTTFGYGYGFLLIMSGMIIGMSLPFIIGSLFHHQIHKWLEKWPKKASFVRLAGEGDWFHQFQSVILIRVSPFPYIIFNYAAVATNVRYGPYISGSMVGTMHEIFIAIYSGRLFQSLADATDDGGFFSLEQIIYNIVGFSITAGATAAITIYAKRTLQTLRVEDELS comes from the exons ATGACGTACCAGGCTCGCAATGCCGATACCGGCCTGATCCTCGGCGCGAAGCTGGGGGATGGCCGGGCGAATGGCGATTATGTGAGGCTGGGTGGGGGAGAGCCCGTCGGGTTTGTGGCGGAGCCTCCCGATTCCGGTCCTAGGATATGGAATTCGCTCGGGCGGTGGGTGAAGGTGGCTCTCTGCATTTGCTTGTTTGCTGCGACTGTGCCGCTCGTCGTCTTCGCCGGCCCTTGGATTCTCAAAAAG GTGGTTATTCCTGTTTTGGACTGGGAAATGGCATCCTTTAGCAGACTAACACTTGCTCTATTACTTTTTGCTACAATCGCATTGTTTCCAACTCTTCTGTTGCCCTCATCACCCTCTATGTGGTTAGCAGGGACGACATTCGGTTATGGTTATGGTTTTCTGCTGATTATGTCTGGGATGATAATAGGCATGTCATTGCCTTTTATTATTGGTTCATTATTCCATCACCAAATACAC AAATGGTTAGAGAAATGGCCCAAGAAAGCATCTTTTGTAAGATTAGCTGGTGAAGGAGATTGGTTTCACCAGTTCCAATCTGTCATCTTGATCAGGGTCTCTCCATTTCCATATATAATTTTCAATTACGCTGCAGTTGCTACCAATGTTAGATATGGTCCATATATCTCAGGTTCAATGGTAGGAACCATGCATGAGATCTTTATTGCAATTTACAG TGGGAGGCTATTTCAAAGCTTAGCAGATGCAACTGATGATGGTGGTTTCTTTTCTTTGGAACAGATTATCTACAATATAGTTGGCTTTTCCATTACTGCCGGTGCCACTGCAGCTATTACCATCTACGCTAAGCGAACTCTTCAAACTCTTCGAGTGGAGGATGAGCTTAGCTAG
- the LOC122025244 gene encoding 26S proteasome regulatory subunit RPN13-like isoform X2: MSMLEFRAGKMFLDGTRVIPDTRRGLVRIGRGEEGLVHFQWLDRTQNIVEDDQIIFPDEAIFEKVSQSSDRVYILRFNSDSRKFFFWMQEPRADEDSQICTSVNFYINQPLDLMAEDETEASVPLQMSDTGEDDFSSRAGNLVDHNMASELGGEVTSSGGPVRLEDLQRILRSIQTPDAVEDPDAGFGLADILKPDLILPVVETLPVEQHFSQYLPEGSWTPADLMELLQSPQFHQQVDTFTHVIRTGQIDLSQFGINPSKYKFTVLSFLEALEDSVTKTSDTVGEETQRDGSRDAMDES, from the exons ATGTCGATGTTGGAATTTCGAGCTGGGAAAATGTTTCTTGATGGCACTCGAGTGATACCAGACACTCGGAGGGGTCTTGTACGCATAGGAAGA GGTGAGGAAGGGCTAGTTCACTTCCAGTGGCTTGATCGGACGCAAAATATTGTTGAAGAT GATCAGATTATTTTTCCAGATGAAGCAATTTTTGAGAAG GTGTCTCAATCATCAGACAGGGTGTACATTCTGAGGTTTAATTCTGATAGTAGGAAGTTTTTCTTTTGGATGCAG GAGCCAAGAGCCGACGAGGATTCGCAGATCTGCACCTCTGTTAATTTCTACATTAACCAACCTTTAG ATCTGATGGCAGAAGATGAGACTGAAGCTTCAGTACCACTGCAAATGTCTGACACAGGGGAGGATGATTTTTCATCCAG AGCTGGAAACCTTGTTGATCATAATATGGCCAGCGAGCTAGGTGGAGAAGTTACTTCTTCTGGTGGACCGGTGCGGTTGGAGGATTTGCAGAGGATTCTAAGAAGCATCCAAACACCAG ATGCTGTTGAAGATCCCGATGCAG GATTTGGCTTAGCTGATATTTTAAAGCCTGATTTGATCTTGCCTGTTGTCGAAACCTTGCCAGTTGAGCAACACTTTTCACAATACTTGCCTGAG GGCTCATGGACTCCTGCTGATCTCATGGAGCTGTTGCAGAGTCCACAATTCCACCAGCAAGTAGACACATTCACTCAT GTGATTCGAACAGGGCAGATAGATCTTTCGCAATTCGGAATCAACCCGAGCAAAT ACAAATTTACCGTTCTCTCTTTCCTGGAGGCTCTGGAGGACTCCGTGACAAAAACATCAGACACTGTCGGAGAAGAGACACAAAGGGATGGTAGTCGTGATGCCATGGATGAGAGCTGA
- the LOC122022261 gene encoding uncharacterized protein LOC122022261 isoform X2, with protein MTYQARNADTGLILGAKLGDGRANGDYVRLGGGEPVGFVAEPPDSGPRIWNSLGRWVKVALCICLFAATVPLVVFAGPWILKKVVIPVLDWEMASFSRLTLALLLFATIALFPTLLLPSSPSMWLAGTTFGYGYGFLLIMSGMIIGMSLPFIIGSLFHHQIHKWLEKWPKKASFVRLAGEGDWFHQFQSVILIRVSPFPYIIFNYAAVATNVRYGPYISGSMVGTMHEIFIAIYRLSTI; from the exons ATGACGTACCAGGCTCGCAATGCCGATACCGGCCTGATCCTCGGCGCGAAGCTGGGGGATGGCCGGGCGAATGGCGATTATGTGAGGCTGGGTGGGGGAGAGCCCGTCGGGTTTGTGGCGGAGCCTCCCGATTCCGGTCCTAGGATATGGAATTCGCTCGGGCGGTGGGTGAAGGTGGCTCTCTGCATTTGCTTGTTTGCTGCGACTGTGCCGCTCGTCGTCTTCGCCGGCCCTTGGATTCTCAAAAAG GTGGTTATTCCTGTTTTGGACTGGGAAATGGCATCCTTTAGCAGACTAACACTTGCTCTATTACTTTTTGCTACAATCGCATTGTTTCCAACTCTTCTGTTGCCCTCATCACCCTCTATGTGGTTAGCAGGGACGACATTCGGTTATGGTTATGGTTTTCTGCTGATTATGTCTGGGATGATAATAGGCATGTCATTGCCTTTTATTATTGGTTCATTATTCCATCACCAAATACAC AAATGGTTAGAGAAATGGCCCAAGAAAGCATCTTTTGTAAGATTAGCTGGTGAAGGAGATTGGTTTCACCAGTTCCAATCTGTCATCTTGATCAGGGTCTCTCCATTTCCATATATAATTTTCAATTACGCTGCAGTTGCTACCAATGTTAGATATGGTCCATATATCTCAGGTTCAATGGTAGGAACCATGCATGAGATCTTTATTGCAATTTACAG ATTATCTACAATATAG